In Spirochaetaceae bacterium, the DNA window CGTGCGGGGTTTCTATCACAAAAAAACCTTCCGCCCTTATGCCGTTACTACCTAAAGCAATGTCAAAATCGTTACCGGTTTCTTTAAAGCTGCCTTGCTCAAAGGCGGTGTAAGTTTCGTTATATTCTACCCCTGTGCCCAGCCGGCCAACGATAGGGGCGGTATCAAAGCTACCAATAGGCATAGTGCGCACACCGTTATCGTTGGTGCGCCTAATAAGCAATTCCGGAAAGGCCTTCATCACCGAAACATCGCGCTTAAAACCGTTAGTATCCACATTGGCTAAGTTGTTAGCTATTACATCTAACCTATGCTCCTGTGCTTGCATACCGCTGGTGCCTATCCATAATCCTCGTAGCATTATTAACCCTCTTTGCCTTTAATTATCGTGCCGGCTAAGGTATACCTTTAGCCCAAAATTTACTGCTAATTAGCCAACCGCCGCATAATAGCCTCTACCACAAAAGCATCACCGTAACGGCCTTCGGTGCGGATACGGTCCCTAAAACGCTCGGCATCACGCCGGTCGTTCCACGCCCCAATATGCAGCCGGTAAAAATCTTGTCCATGCACACGAGCAGTTTGAATTATGGCCAGATAGCCGTATTCTATTAACCTATCACGTTCTTCTATAGCCCTTATCATACTGGGGTAACTTACTAACTGCACCCAAAATGCTTGGCGATTAACAAAATTTTCGGCCGTTACATTAGTGGTAGCGGCCGGCAGTCTTGTTATTGACGCCGGCGGATTAACCGCAGGCTGCTGCGTTAGCGGTACGGTGATAGTTGGTGTTGCCGGCTGGTTATCCGTAGCCGTTGTCGCGGCCGGCGG includes these proteins:
- a CDS encoding SPOR domain-containing protein — encoded protein: MQNKVRLFAVVSAGFIMVLTIFLAFTVFSSGNRLPATIANQPLLPGEDSVIIATDPYDLPPAEDETAEQTTVTNTINNNIGFFLSMVDEAAEPPPSGVVPITPPVIIPPPSAVTPPPVTVSPPAATTATDNQPATPTITVPLTQQPAVNPPASITRLPAATTNVTAENFVNRQAFWVQLVSYPSMIRAIEERDRLIEYGYLAIIQTARVHGQDFYRLHIGAWNDRRDAERFRDRIRTEGRYGDAFVVEAIMRRLAN